One Chanodichthys erythropterus isolate Z2021 chromosome 22, ASM2448905v1, whole genome shotgun sequence DNA window includes the following coding sequences:
- the supt6h gene encoding transcription elongation factor SPT6 isoform X3: MIPCFMTCFDDYLDDDDLDLIEENLGVKVKRRKKKYSRVKTMDDEGDDDDEKDMIADEIFTGDGDGDGEVEDGEAVDTLHTRDEEEEDDEESDIDDFIVDDDGQPITKKKGKKVSGYTDAALQEAQEIFGGDFDFAEFDTEAYDHAEEEEEDQDDESWDRPKKQTKRRAGRRSIFEIYEPSELESSHMTDQDNEIRSTDMPERFQLRAIPVKPAEDDELEEEAEWIYRNAFSTPTISMQESTDYLDRGTTTNFSRKGPTTINKIKEALNFMRNQHFEVPFIAFYRKEYVEPELNINDLWKVWQWDEKWTQLKTRKQNLTRLFQRMQSYQFEQISADPDKPLADSTRPLDTADMERLKDVQSLDELGDVYNHFLLYYGRDIPKMQNATKANKKKLKKIKEVSEEDGEEAEVEEEEEEEEQKGPDLKQASRRDMYSICQSAGLDGLAKKFGLTPEQFGENLRDSYQRHETEQFPAEPLELAKDYVCSQFNTPETVLEGARYMVAMQIAREPLVRHVLRQTFQERAKINIKPTKKGKKDVDEAHYAYSFKYLKNKPVKELSGDQFLKMCLAEEEGLLAIDICIDLVGVKGYGDQTYFDEIKQFYYRDEFSHQVQEWNKQRTLAIERSLQQFLYPQMAKELKNKLIAEAKDNIVKSCCKKLYNCLKVAPYRPDQQVEEDDDLMDESQGKGIRVLGVAFASGRDTPVFCSLINGEGEVVDFLRLPYFLKRRNAWREDEREKKLQDIENLKKFLLSKKPHVVAVAGENRDAHMVMEDIKRTISELEQDSSLPAVGVELVDNELAVLYMNSKKSEADFRDYPPLLRQAVSVARKIQDPLVEFAQVCSTDDDILCLKLHPLQEHVVKEELLGALYCEFINRVNEVGVDVNRAIAHPYTQSLVQYICGLGPRKGSHLLKILKQNNTRLENRTQLVTMCHMGPKVFINCAGFIKIDTASLGDSTDSYIEVLDGSRVHPETYEWARKMAVDALEYDESAEDANPAGALEEILENPERLKDLDLDAFAEELERQGYGNKQITLYDIRAELSCRYKDLRAPYRPPNTEEVFNMLTKETPETFYIGKLITCVVTGIAHRRPQGESYDQAIRNDETGLWQCPFCQQDNFPELSEVWNHFDSGSCPGQAIGVRTRLDNAVMGFIPTKFLSDKVVKHPEERVKVGMTVHCRIMKIDIEKFNVDLTCRTSDLSDKNNEWKLPKDTYYDFDAETDDVKQEEEHKKKQQRTTYIKRVIAHPSFHNINFKQAEKMMESMDQGDVVIRPSSKGENHLTVTWKVADGIYQHVDVREEGKENAFSLGHTLWINTEVICCDITHIIIEKFGEFEDLDEITARYVQPMAAFARDLLGHKYFHECNGGDRKKMEELLIRSKKEKPTFIPYFVSACRDLPGKFLLGYQPRGKPRIEFVTITPDGFRYRSQIFPTVNGLFRWFKDHYQDPVPGVTPSSSRTRTPASVNATPANINIADLTRAVNALPRNMTSQMFNAIAAVTGQGQNPNTTPAQWASSQYGYSGGSSAGGGGSSSAYHVFATPQQPMATPMMTPSYSYTTPGQQQAMTTPQYPSSTPQSSHGHHQHSSSTPSSSSSRVRTPQPKTSSHTAVDWGKMAEQWLQEKEAERRKQKTPRMTPRPSPSPMIESTPMSIAGDATPLLDEMDR, encoded by the exons ATGATTCCTTGTTTCATGACTT GTTTTGATGACTATCTGGATGATGATGATCTGGACCTTATTGAGGAGAATTTAGGAGTGAAAGTGAAGAGGAGG AAAAAGAAGTACTCTCGTGTAAAAACCATGGATGATGAGggggatgatgatgatgagaaaGACATGATTGCTGATGAGATCTTCACTGGGGATGGAGACGGAGATGGAGAAGTTGAGGACGGAGAGGCTGTGGACACACTTCACACAAGagatgaagaggaggaagaTGATGAGGAATCTG ACATTGATGATTTCATTGTGGATGATGATGGACAGCCCATCACTAAAAAGAAGGGAAAGAAAGTCTCTGGCTACACTGATGC TGCTTTGCAAGAAGCTCAAGAGATTTTCGGGGGTGACTTTGACTTTGCTGAGTTCGACACTGAGGCGTATGATCATgcagaagaggaagaggaggatcaGGATGATGAGTCATGGGATCGACCGAAGAAGCAGACCAAGAGAAGAGCTGGCCGTCGTAGCATCTTTGAGATCTATGAGCCCAGTGAGCTGGAGAGCAGCCACATGACCGATCAGGACAATGAAATCCGCTCTACAGACATGCCAGAAAGATTCCAG TTGAGGGCCATCCCTGTAAAGCCTGCTGAGGATGATGAGCTGGAGGAAGAAGCTGAATGGATTTACAGGAATGCCTTCTCTACACCAACCATCTCCATGCAG GAGAGCACAGATTACCTGGATCGTGGGACAACCACTAATTTCAGCAGAAAGGGCCCCACTACTATTAATAAAATCAAAGAAGCACTGAACTTTATGAGGAATCAACACTTTGAG GTTCCCTTCATTGCATTCTACAGGAAGGAGTATGTGGAACCAGAGCTGAacataaatgatctgtggaagGTGTGGCAGTGGGATGAGAAG TGGACCCAGTTGAAGACCAGAAAGCAGAACCTGACACGTCTTTTCCAGCGAATGCAGTCTTATCAATTTGAGCAGATCTCCGCTGACCCTGACAAGCCGCTGGCCGACTCGACTCGTCCCCTAGACACTGCTGATATGGAGAG ACTGAAAGATGTTCAGTCTCTTGATGAGCTGGGAGACGTCTACAACCACTTCCTGCTCTACTATGGCCGAGACATTCCTAAGATGCAAAATGCAACCAAGGCCAACAAAAAGAAACTGAAGAAGATCAAGGAAGTGTCAGAGGAAGATG GGGAAGAAGCAGAagtggaagaggaagaggaagaagaggagcaGAAGGGGCCAGATCTGAAACAGGCCTCCCGCAGAGACATGTACAGCATCTGCCAGAGCGCAGGCCTTG atGGTCTTGCCAAGAAGTTTGGTCTGACTCCAGAGCAGTTTGGAGAAAACTTGCGAGACAGTTATCAGAGACACGAAACCGAGCAGTTCCCTGCAGAGCCTTTGGAGCTGGCCAAGGATTATGTGTGCAG CCAATTTAACACCCCGGAGACTGTTCTGGAAGGTGCTCGCTACATGGTAGCGATGCAGATTGCCCGTGAACCTCTGGTTAGGCATGTGCTCAGACAGACCTTCCAGGAGAGGGCCAAGATTAACATCAAGCCAACTAAGAAGGGAAAGAAG GATGTGGATGAGGCACACTATGCTTATTCCTTCAAGTACCTAAAGAACAAGCCTGTGAAAGAGCTCAGTGGAGATCAGTTCTTGAAGATGTGCCTGGCTGAGGAGGAAGGCCTGCTCGCCATAGACATCTGTATTGACCTTGTGGGAGTCAAAGG GTATGGCGATCAGACATACTTTGATGAGATTAAGCAGTTCTACTACAGGGATGAGTTCAGTCACCAGGTGCAGGAATGGAACAAGCAGAGAACCCTTGCCATTGAACGTTCCCTTCAGCAGTTCCTGTATCCACAGATGGCCAAGGAACTGAAGAATAAGCTTATCGCTGAAGCCAAGGACAATATTGTTAAG TCTTGCTGCAAGAAGCTGTATAACTGCCTGAAGGTGGCTCCTTATCGGCCTGATCAGCAGGTAGAGGAGGATGATGACCTCATGGATGAGTCACAAGGAAAGGGTATCCGTGTACTTGGGGTGGCCTTTGCTTCTGGCAG AGACACACCAGTTTTCTGTTCTCTCATCAATGGTGAAGGAGAGGTTGTGGACTTCCTCCGGCTACCTTATTTCCTGAAGAGGAGAAATGCATGGAGAGAGgatgaaagagagaaaaag CTTCAAGACATAGAAAATCTCAAGAAATTCCTCCTTAGTAAGAAGCCACATGTTGTTGCAGTTGCTGGGGAGAATCG TGATGCTCATATGGTGATGGAGGACATCAAGCGCACCATCAGTGAGCTGGAGCAGGACTCCTCTCTTCCTGCGGTGGGTGTGGAGCTGGTGGACAATGAGCTGGCTGTGCTTTATATGAACAGCAAGAAGTCTGAG GCGGACTTCAGAGATTACCCACCTCTGCTTCGGCAGGCTGTGTCTGTGGCTCGCAAGATTCAGGACCCCCTAGTGGAGTTTGCTCAAGTCTGCAGCACCGATGATGACATTCTGTGTTTGAAATTGCATCCCCTGCAG GAGCATGTAGTGAAAGAGGAGCTGCTGGGCGCTCTCTACTGTGAGTTCATAAACCGGGTGAATGAGGTTGGTGTGGATGTGAACCGAGCTATTGCTCACCCTTACACCCAGAGCCTGGTCCAGTACATCTGTGGCCTCGGACCTAGAAAAGGCTCCCACCTGCTCAAG ATTCTTAAACAGAACAATACTAGGTTAGAGAACCGGACACAGTTGGTCACTATGTGCCATATGGGACCCAAAGTCTTTATTAACTGCGCTGGCTTTATCAAGATCGACACCGCCTCTCTTGGAGACAG CACTGATTCCTACATTGAGGTTCTGGACGGTTCCCGAGTGCATCCTGAAACATATGAGTGGGCTCGTAAAATGGCGGTGGATGCTCTAGAGTACGACGAGTCGGCAGAAGATGCCAACCCAGCCGGAGCACTAGAGGAGATCCTTGAGAACCCAGAAAGACTGAAAGACCTGGATTTGGATGCCTTTGCTGAGGAGCTGGAGAGACAG ggtTATGGAAATAAGCAAATTACACTGTATGATATCCGAGCAGAGCTCAGCTGTAGATATAAAGATTTGAGAGCCCCTTACAGGCCTCCCAACACTGAAGAGGTCTTTAACATGCTCACCAAGGAGACGCCTGAGACCTTCTATATTG GTAAACTCATCACCTGTGTGGTGACTGGCATCGCTCACAGAAGGCCACAGGGTGAGAGTTATGACCAGGCCATTCGTAATGATGAGACGGGACTCTGGCAGTGTCCTTTTTGCCAGCAGGACAACTTCCCTGAACTCAGTGAG GTGTGGAATCACTTTGACAGCGGCTCCTGTCCTGGTCAAGCCATCGGTGTGAGAACCAGGTTAGATAATGCCGTCATGGGCTTTATCCCAACCAAGTTTCTTAGTGACAAGGTGGTCAAGCACCCTGAGGAGAGGGTCAAG GTTGGCATGACCGTGCACTGCCGCATCATGAAGATTGACATCGAGAAGTTCAATGTGGACCTCACTTGCAGAACATCTGATCTGAGTGACAAGAACAATGAATGGAAGCTTCCTAAAGACACCTACTATGACTTTGATGCTGAGACAGATGATGTTAAACAGGAAGAGGAGCATAAGAAGAAACAGCAGAGAACCA CTTACATTAAGCGTGTGATCGCTCACCCGTCTTTCCACAACATCAACTTCAAACAAGCGGAGAAGATGATGGAATCCATGGACCAGGGTGACGTAGTTATTCGACCCAGCAGTAAAGGGGAGAACCACCTGACGGTCACGTGGAAGGTGGCTGATGGGATCTATCAGCATGTGGATGTGCGTGAGGAGGGCAAAGAGAACGCCTTCAGCCTTGGACATACTCTCTGGATCAACACTGAGGTGATCTGTTGCGACATCACGCACATTATcattgaaaagtttggg GAATTTGAGGATCTGGATGAAATCACAGCCAGATATGTCCAGCCCATGGCTGCGTTCGCACGAGATCTGCTTGGCCACAAGTACTTCCACGAGTGCAATGGGGGCGATAGAAAG AAAATGGAGGAACTCCTCATAAGGTCCAAGAAAGAGAAGCCGACATTCATCCCCTACTTTGTTTCAGCTTGTAGAGACCTACCGGGCAAATTTCTCCTGGGTTACCAGCCTAGAGGGAAGCCGAG GATAGAATTTGTAACAATCACTCCAGATGGCTTTAGGTACCGTTCTCAGATATTCCCTACAGTCAATGGTCTCTTCCGCTGGTTCAAGGACCACTACCAGGATCCTGTGCCAG GTGTCACACCATCCAGCAGCAGAACACGAACACCAGCATCAGTCAACGCCACACCTGCCAACATTAACATTGCGG ACTTGACTCGAGCCGTCAACGCTCTCCCGCGAAACATGACATCCCAGATGTTCAACGCCATAGCGGCGGTTACAGGACAGGGCCAAAATCCCAACACAACACCGGCCCAGTGGGCCTCCAGTCAGTATGGTTACAGTGGTGGCAGCAGTGCAGGAGGAGGCGGCAGCAGCAGCGCTTATCAC GTATTTGCAACGCCCCAGCAGCCAATGGCCACACCTATGATGACGCCCAGCTATTCTTACACCACACCTGGCCAGCAGCAGGCCATGACCACGCCCCAGTATCCCAGCAGCACACCACAGTCCTCACACGGACACCATCAGCATTCTTCCTCCACGCCATCGTCCTCGTCATCGAGAGTGCGGACGCCACAGCCCAA GACAAGTTCCCATACTGCCGTGGATTGGGGTAAGATGGCTGAACAATGGCTGCAGGAGAAAGAAGCCGAGCGGCGGAAGCAAAAGACGCCCCGCATGACGCCCCGACCTTCGCCCAGCCCCATGATCGAAAGCACGCCCATGTCCATCGCCGGAGACGCCACTCCTCTCTTGGACGAGATGGACCGATAG